A stretch of DNA from Telopea speciosissima isolate NSW1024214 ecotype Mountain lineage chromosome 5, Tspe_v1, whole genome shotgun sequence:
CTTGGCTTCAGTTTCTAGAGGTACCAAACTAGGGTCATTCGGTTGGGCAGCAAGGCTGAGCTGAATCTAAGCCCGAAGAAGCATTATTCACTACCAGAAAAACGTCCTCAACACTGCTCTTATTCCAATTCTTAAGATCTGCCTTCACATTTCTAAGACGGGCAGCAAACCTAAGAATGGGATTGAGTTTCAAATTAACTGGGCAGTCCCATCCTTTAGCAATTACATCATCAAACCCctctctaccaatccaagctTCAAAGAACCGAAAGGGTTTAGGGCCAAAGTTAACCTTATCAAAAGTAGACACCACAGTAGGGGAGTGATCCGAAAGACCAAGGGGAAGAAAGGTAACTTCCGAAGATCTTAGAATATCCAACCAATTCAAATTAACCATAACCCTATCCAGCTTGCAGCAAACCCACAAGCTACCCCCTGTTTGTTATTCCAAGTATACTGCTCACCCTTCCATTTTAAATCAATAAGACCTATGTCAAAAATAAAGGAGTTAAACTCATCAACAGCCTCCTGACGGATAAGGTCCCCTCCCAATTTTTCACTTTGCTGTCGGACAATATTAAAGTCACCCATAGCAACCCAAGGACTAGAAATATTGGGAACAAAAGTATTAATATCCCTCCAAAGCTCCCTCCTTTCCTCCACCAAATTAGAAGCATAAACAACTGTGCACATAAAAGAAACAGATGACCCCCAAGTATTAACCTTCATATGGATGAATTGGTTAGAATTTTCTATCTCCTCCACCTGAAAAACAATAGCATCCCAACCCACCCAAATTCGAGCTGTAGAACCACCTTCACCATTATGAAAATATTTCCAATTAGAAATAAAAGGGTCAAAGACAGCAGCACAATTCTTCATTTTCACCTTTGTCTCAATAAGAACAGCCAACTTAGCATTATTCTCCATAATAACTTTCCTAATCGTACGCCTCTTCATAGGGGCATTCATACCCTAATGTTCCAAGAAATACAATTCATTTAAACTAGGATGCCAAGTCAATCCCACCCTTACTAGGTCCTTCCAATaacccctcccccttctttcACAGGAATACGTTGAGGGAGGAACCTAGTACTTCTACCACTGGGCCAGCCCAAAAGAGAAGAATTCAAAACACTAGAATAGCACATACCTTTCTCGTTCCCTTGACTGGCCCGGTTCTCTGCTGCCTGCTTCTTTAGCTTCTCAAAATTAGCTGAAACCTTGCTGGCCTGGCTAGAACTCTTTCCTTTCAAAGATGACTGCTCCCCTCCACTTCCTCCTTCTAAATTAGCCTCCCCCATAATCGCACCTGATTCAGAGATAATATCCAAATGATTTCCCAAATTTAAACCCCCCATTAAAGAGGAACCAGCCATTCTTTCACGTGATTCACCTTCCAAACTTGGCACAATAGGATCCTTAATGGGAccattcaaatttgaattcacatCCAGCCCATTAGAATTTGAAATCTCCCCTTCTTTAGTAACGTTTCCTTTAGACCTGCTTGCTTCAATTATCCCACGACTAGAAATGGAAATAGCTTTATCCCCTCCTTCCGCCAGATTTGGAAAGATAGCTAATGGTTGAGGAGTGGATTCCTCAATCTCTTTATCTTCATCCTCCAACAGCTCATTTCCTAGAAGGATAGCGCAAGAATCTGGATCTAGCATCAAATCATCCGGGTCATAATGAATCTCCTCCGTCAGATTTTCCAACACTGCAAAAGCATTCGAATAACTAGCTTCCTTATTTGAATCAGATTTCCTGAATATTGTCCTACCAAATTTATTATTCTGATTCAAGGAATTGGCTGCCTTATCTCCTGAAATCAAGCGAtcatttgaaatttcaaaatccaaacttcccccccccccccccgcccaaCAGCAGCTTGACTCACCGGCAAACCAGCCtaagatccggccaaagaaatATCAACATTCTCGGTCGAACCCTTAACACGCCATTCTTTCTTtgacttttgatttttttggttgggaaTGCGAGAACCTAGCTTGCACGCACCAGAAGAATGCCCAAACATCTTGCACTGCAAACAAAGAGATGGCTTCCAATCGTAAACCACCTTTTGATTAAAAGCTAGGCCATCTTCTCCATAAACCGAAACAGTCAAAGGAAGCTCCCTATCAGCAAACACCTCCACACATAGGCGGGCATAAGATAATCTCTCCATAGAACTTGTCATCTTGTTCGTTACAATTGGCTTGCCAATGACACTCCCAATAGAACTGAGAGCTTCGgaagaccagaaatgaaaggGGAGATTGGGTAAAGAGACCCAAATTGGAACAGAGCATAAGTTTACCTTTTTGAGGCATACAACTGGACTCCAGGGACGCAGAATCATTGGTCTTCTTTGAACATACCATGGTCCTCCTTTAAGAACTCTAACTTTGTCGTCTTCAAGACTAaagtggaaaataaaaattccactctCTAATCAAGTAACGTCCACATGACCTGCAATTTTCCACTGTTTCAATAAAACATCTCTTGCAAAAGTAAAGCTTGGCCTACCACCAATGAAATGCCCCATAAGGGTATTCTTCCACCGTTCAAGTCCCTTATTCACCATTACATCTGGACACTTCGCAGCCAACACCCCATCAATCAACACTGGTTTCACATAAGATAGCTTGAGACCATCACCataaattgaagaagaagaagaaaaaagagcagaCCAAGGAACAATAGCCTTCCCCTTCCTCGAATCACTACCACCATCCCTAAGATGAGAAATCTCATCCTCTCCAGCCCCTTCTTTAGCAACAACCTTGTTTGGATCGCTAACACCCCCATTGTTTTCACCATGATTCACCGAAACAGCCTCTCTCACCAAACCACCAAGAGTAGGCCACAACTCCTTTTCTGAGCCTTCAAGAGCAGCACCACTCTTCTCCAAAATGAAAATCTTCCCACCTTCCTTCCCTCCCAGAATGGGAAGGGGAGGAGGGCCAAGACCCACATCTAATGGCCTGCCGACCATCACCAAGAGCAAACCAAAACACTCCCTCCCAaaatcgccagagcttctctctcctgaACAAAAAATTCCTTCCTTTGAATCAATCTAGTCTTATTCCTCCACATTTtccaaatcttcatctgggaatgAGTCTTCTAGCGGCTGTGAATCTACCCCGGTTGGGTATGCAGCTAGATAGTCTGAGATTGCTCATCCTTTTATGGATttttggttgacatatgttatgtcaaattctgacaAAAGCAACAAccatctggccatccttccTATCAATGCTGGCTTCTCGAAGAgatacttaattggatccatcgAAGATGAGCCATATTTGATGTGTGATCATGTAATGTCTTAGCCTCTTGGTTGCCCAAACCAAAGCATTGCATGTCTTTTCCAATGGGGTATAACGAGTTTCATACTCCAACAGTTTCTTGCTTTAGTAATAAACCGCATGCTCTTCCCCACTCTTCTGATCTTGTTGCACCATCATGGATCTCATTGATGTTTTGCCGACAGATAAGTACAATAGCAGTGGTTCGCCTAATACCGGCAGAACAAGGAGGGTGGATTCATCAAGTAGTCTTTTATCCTTATGAACGCCTCTTGGCACTTGTCGTTCCATTgcttcagttcttctttctttaggagcttgaagatgggttcacatgtgCTGGTTAGCCGGGCTATGAACCGACTTATGTACTGAATTCGTCCTAAGAAACCCctaatttcttttttggtttttagtgcTAGCAATTTTGTTATGGCCTTTATCTTATTGGGATCCACTTCATCCCTCT
This window harbors:
- the LOC122662943 gene encoding uncharacterized protein LOC122662943 gives rise to the protein MVGRPLDVGLGPPPLPILGGKEGGKIFILEKSGAALEGSEKELWPTLGGLVREAVSVNHGENNGGVSDPNKVVAKEGAGEDEISHLRDGGSDSRKGKAIVPWSALFSSSSSIYGDGLKLSYVKPVLIDGVLAAKCPDVMVNKGLERWKNTLMGHFIGGRPSFTFARDVLLKQWKIAALSSIGSVIGKPIVTNKMTSSMERLSYARLCVEVFADRELPLTVSVYGEDGLAFNQKVVYDWKPSLCLQCKMFGHSSGDKAANSLNQNNKFGRTIFRKSDSNKEASYSNAFAVLENLTEEIHYDPDDLMLDPDSCAILLGNELLEDEDKEIEESTPQPLAIFPNLAEGGDKAISISSRGIIEASRSKGNVTKEGEISNSNGLDVNSNLNGPIKDPIVPSLEGESRERMAGSSLMGGLNLGNHLDIISESGAIMGEANLEGGSGGEQSSLKGKSSSQASKVSANFEKLKKQAAENRASQGNEKVVYASNLVEERRELWRDINTFVPNISSPWVAMGDFNIVRQQSEKLGGDLIRQEAVDEFNSFIFDIGLIDLKWKGEQSSEVTFLPLGLSDHSPTVVSTFDKVNFGPKPFRFFEAWIGREGFDDVIAKGWDCPVNLKLNPILRFAARLRNVKADLKNWNKSSVEDVFLLSLAAQPNDPSLVPLETEAKKKLWEALVIEEKFLKEKSRVKNIQLGDGNNGFFHKSMVCRQNRNHILEVHNAEIEIIKEPNLIKKEAVAFYMNLFGAEAEDVGYFPGSVPLRHGLDQEQ